In one window of Camarhynchus parvulus chromosome 18, STF_HiC, whole genome shotgun sequence DNA:
- the RHBDL3 gene encoding rhomboid-related protein 3 isoform X2, with protein sequence MGDRLPEPHASSSPAVAASSEAEEIEVLDSEDVLPMAAEDFDPDNTGYISTEKFRSLLQRHGSELDPHKLEVLLALADSNSEGRICYQDFVNLMSNKRSNSFRQAILQGNRRLCSKALLEETGLSLSQRLIRHVAYETLPREIDRKWYYDSYTCCPPPWFMITITIVEVAFFLYNGVVLDRFVLQVSHPLYLKNALLYHPQLRAQAWRYLTYIFMHAGIEHLGLNVVLQLLVGVPLEMVHGAARISFVYVAGVVAGSLAVSVADMRAPVVGSSGGVYALVSAHLANIVMNWSGMKCQFKLLRMAVALICMSFEFGRAVWLRFHPSAYPPCPHPSFMAHLGGVMVGITLGVIILRNYEQRLQDQTLWWIFLSIYVIFVLFAIFWNIFAYSLLDLKLPPPP encoded by the exons TTTGATCCTGACAACACTGGCTACATCAGCACGGAGAAGTTCCGCTCCCTCCTCCAGAGGCACGGCTCGGAGCTGGACCCCCACAAGCTGGAGGTCCTGCTAGCCCTGGCAGACAGCAACTCTGAGGGGAGGATCTGCTACCAGGACTTCGTCAACCTG ATGAGCAACAAAAGGTCAAACAGTTTCCGCCAGGCCATCCTGCAGGGGAACAGGAGGCTGTGCAGCAAGGCCCTGCTGGAGGAGACGGGGCTGAGCCTCTCGCAGAGGCTGATCCGGCACGTGGCCTACGAGACCCTCCCGCGGGAGATCGACCGCAAGTGGTACTATGACAGCTACACCTGCTGCCCCCCGCCCTGGTTCATGATCACCATCACCATTGTGGAG GttgccttttttctttacaaTGGAGTGGTCTTAGACAGATTTGTGCTGCAAGTCAGCCACCCCTTGTACCTGAAGAATGCATTACTGTACCATCCCCAGCTTCGGGCCCAGGCTTGGAGGTACCTAACCTACATATTCATGCATGCAGG gaTAGAACACCTTGGGCTCAATGTTGTCCTTCAGCTCTTGGTTGGGGTTCCTCTGGAAATGGTGCACGGAGCTGCGAGGATCAGTTTTGTGTACGTTGCAGGAGTTGTGGCAG ggtccctggcagtgtcagTGGCTGACATGAGGGCGCCGGTGGTGGGCTCCTCTGGAGGTGTGTATGCTCTTGTCTCTGCTCACCTGGCCAATATTGTGATG AACTGGTCAGGAATGAAGTGCCAATTCAAACTGCTGCGCATGGCTGTTGCCTTGATCTGTA TGAGCTTTGAATTTGGAAGAGCCGTGTGGCTGCGGTTCCACCCCTCCGCTTACCCCCCCTGCCCCCACCCCAGCTTCATGGCTCACCTGGGAGGGGTGATGGTTGGAATCACCCTTGGTGTTATCATCCTGAGGAACTATGAGCAGAGACTCCAAGATCAGACTTTATGGTGGATCTTCCTTTCTATTTACGTCATTTTTGTCTTGTTTGCCAtcttctggaatatttttgccTACAGTCTGTTGGATCTAAAGCTACCTCCTCCTCCTTGA
- the RHBDL3 gene encoding rhomboid-related protein 3 isoform X4 — MFDPDNTGYISTEKFRSLLQRHGSELDPHKLEVLLALADSNSEGRICYQDFVNLMSNKRSNSFRQAILQGNRRLCSKALLEETGLSLSQRLIRHVAYETLPREIDRKWYYDSYTCCPPPWFMITITIVEVAFFLYNGVVLDRFVLQVSHPLYLKNALLYHPQLRAQAWRYLTYIFMHAGIEHLGLNVVLQLLVGVPLEMVHGAARISFVYVAGVVAGSLAVSVADMRAPVVGSSGGVYALVSAHLANIVMNWSGMKCQFKLLRMAVALICMSFEFGRAVWLRFHPSAYPPCPHPSFMAHLGGVMVGITLGVIILRNYEQRLQDQTLWWIFLSIYVIFVLFAIFWNIFAYSLLDLKLPPPP; from the exons TTTGATCCTGACAACACTGGCTACATCAGCACGGAGAAGTTCCGCTCCCTCCTCCAGAGGCACGGCTCGGAGCTGGACCCCCACAAGCTGGAGGTCCTGCTAGCCCTGGCAGACAGCAACTCTGAGGGGAGGATCTGCTACCAGGACTTCGTCAACCTG ATGAGCAACAAAAGGTCAAACAGTTTCCGCCAGGCCATCCTGCAGGGGAACAGGAGGCTGTGCAGCAAGGCCCTGCTGGAGGAGACGGGGCTGAGCCTCTCGCAGAGGCTGATCCGGCACGTGGCCTACGAGACCCTCCCGCGGGAGATCGACCGCAAGTGGTACTATGACAGCTACACCTGCTGCCCCCCGCCCTGGTTCATGATCACCATCACCATTGTGGAG GttgccttttttctttacaaTGGAGTGGTCTTAGACAGATTTGTGCTGCAAGTCAGCCACCCCTTGTACCTGAAGAATGCATTACTGTACCATCCCCAGCTTCGGGCCCAGGCTTGGAGGTACCTAACCTACATATTCATGCATGCAGG gaTAGAACACCTTGGGCTCAATGTTGTCCTTCAGCTCTTGGTTGGGGTTCCTCTGGAAATGGTGCACGGAGCTGCGAGGATCAGTTTTGTGTACGTTGCAGGAGTTGTGGCAG ggtccctggcagtgtcagTGGCTGACATGAGGGCGCCGGTGGTGGGCTCCTCTGGAGGTGTGTATGCTCTTGTCTCTGCTCACCTGGCCAATATTGTGATG AACTGGTCAGGAATGAAGTGCCAATTCAAACTGCTGCGCATGGCTGTTGCCTTGATCTGTA TGAGCTTTGAATTTGGAAGAGCCGTGTGGCTGCGGTTCCACCCCTCCGCTTACCCCCCCTGCCCCCACCCCAGCTTCATGGCTCACCTGGGAGGGGTGATGGTTGGAATCACCCTTGGTGTTATCATCCTGAGGAACTATGAGCAGAGACTCCAAGATCAGACTTTATGGTGGATCTTCCTTTCTATTTACGTCATTTTTGTCTTGTTTGCCAtcttctggaatatttttgccTACAGTCTGTTGGATCTAAAGCTACCTCCTCCTCCTTGA
- the RHBDL3 gene encoding rhomboid-related protein 3 isoform X3 yields the protein MDKCMKRLAKFDPDNTGYISTEKFRSLLQRHGSELDPHKLEVLLALADSNSEGRICYQDFVNLMSNKRSNSFRQAILQGNRRLCSKALLEETGLSLSQRLIRHVAYETLPREIDRKWYYDSYTCCPPPWFMITITIVEVAFFLYNGVVLDRFVLQVSHPLYLKNALLYHPQLRAQAWRYLTYIFMHAGIEHLGLNVVLQLLVGVPLEMVHGAARISFVYVAGVVAGSLAVSVADMRAPVVGSSGGVYALVSAHLANIVMNWSGMKCQFKLLRMAVALICMSFEFGRAVWLRFHPSAYPPCPHPSFMAHLGGVMVGITLGVIILRNYEQRLQDQTLWWIFLSIYVIFVLFAIFWNIFAYSLLDLKLPPPP from the exons TTTGATCCTGACAACACTGGCTACATCAGCACGGAGAAGTTCCGCTCCCTCCTCCAGAGGCACGGCTCGGAGCTGGACCCCCACAAGCTGGAGGTCCTGCTAGCCCTGGCAGACAGCAACTCTGAGGGGAGGATCTGCTACCAGGACTTCGTCAACCTG ATGAGCAACAAAAGGTCAAACAGTTTCCGCCAGGCCATCCTGCAGGGGAACAGGAGGCTGTGCAGCAAGGCCCTGCTGGAGGAGACGGGGCTGAGCCTCTCGCAGAGGCTGATCCGGCACGTGGCCTACGAGACCCTCCCGCGGGAGATCGACCGCAAGTGGTACTATGACAGCTACACCTGCTGCCCCCCGCCCTGGTTCATGATCACCATCACCATTGTGGAG GttgccttttttctttacaaTGGAGTGGTCTTAGACAGATTTGTGCTGCAAGTCAGCCACCCCTTGTACCTGAAGAATGCATTACTGTACCATCCCCAGCTTCGGGCCCAGGCTTGGAGGTACCTAACCTACATATTCATGCATGCAGG gaTAGAACACCTTGGGCTCAATGTTGTCCTTCAGCTCTTGGTTGGGGTTCCTCTGGAAATGGTGCACGGAGCTGCGAGGATCAGTTTTGTGTACGTTGCAGGAGTTGTGGCAG ggtccctggcagtgtcagTGGCTGACATGAGGGCGCCGGTGGTGGGCTCCTCTGGAGGTGTGTATGCTCTTGTCTCTGCTCACCTGGCCAATATTGTGATG AACTGGTCAGGAATGAAGTGCCAATTCAAACTGCTGCGCATGGCTGTTGCCTTGATCTGTA TGAGCTTTGAATTTGGAAGAGCCGTGTGGCTGCGGTTCCACCCCTCCGCTTACCCCCCCTGCCCCCACCCCAGCTTCATGGCTCACCTGGGAGGGGTGATGGTTGGAATCACCCTTGGTGTTATCATCCTGAGGAACTATGAGCAGAGACTCCAAGATCAGACTTTATGGTGGATCTTCCTTTCTATTTACGTCATTTTTGTCTTGTTTGCCAtcttctggaatatttttgccTACAGTCTGTTGGATCTAAAGCTACCTCCTCCTCCTTGA